From a region of the Lactuca sativa cultivar Salinas chromosome 4, Lsat_Salinas_v11, whole genome shotgun sequence genome:
- the LOC111886549 gene encoding 6,7,8-trihydroxycoumarin synthase yields the protein MALFFLCLLVCVPLLSLLYLLSKIIKNRSCSYPPGPHGLPFIGNLHQIDYSSLHTFLWQLSKSYGPVISLQFGFIPAIVVSSANVAKEVLKTQDIIFCNRPSFVGSKKLSYNGLDVTFSPYNDYWRDMRKVYMFHLLSPKKVESFRYIREDEVSSTMKKIYEQALSSKMVNLSETMKHVAITLVTRVGFGKSYQDEHERKNVLRLLNELQSITAEFFVSDLWPGLPFVGLVDRFLGKMDRVEKCFKSLDSFYEELIGEHLDPQNRKSNEEEEDIVDILLRLKKDKDFNFTYDHIKGMLVDILVAGTDTSAATVIWAMTSLVSDPRVMKKTQEEVRNVVGKKGRVDEDDLSKLTYLKAVVKETLRLYPPAPLLVPRESQKDVILHGYKIKKKTIVYVNAFAIGRDPEAWENPEKFIPERFLCSDIDFRGNNFEFIPFGAGRRICPGMSMGVVTVELLIANLVYLFDWALPDGMKKEDLDFEAMEGITMHKRNDLCLVAHMYL from the exons ATGGCACTGTTTTTTCTGTGTCTTCTTGTGTGTGTTCCTCTCCTATCTCTCCTTTACCTTCTTtcaaaaatcatcaaaaacaGATCATGTTCATATCCGCCAGGCCCTCATGGGTTACCCTTCATTGGAAACTTGCACCAGATCGATTACTCAAGCCTCCATACTTTCCTATGGCAACTCTCTAAATCCTACGGCCCAGTCATATCTCTTCAATTCGGTTTCATTCCAGCTATCGTTGTTTCTTCTGCGAATGTAGCGAAAGAAGTCTTGAAAACCCAAGATATCATCTTTTGCAATAGGCCTTCATTTGTTGGGTCAAAAAAGTTAAGTTACAATGGCCTTGATGTAACTTTTTCTCCCTATAACGACTATTGGAGAGATATGAGAAAGGTTTATATGTTTCATTTGTTGAGCCCTAAAAAAGTAGAATCTTTTAGGTATATTCGTGAAGACGAGGTCTCAAGTACCATGAAGAAGATATATGAGCAAGCTCTTTCGTCTAAGATGGTAAACCTGAGCGAAACTATGAAGCATGTGGCCATTACTTTAGTGACAAGAGTGGGTTTTGGGAAGAGTTATCAGGATGAACATGAAAGAAAAAATGTCCTTCGACTACTTAATGAACTTCAATCGATAACGGCAGAATTTTTTGTTTCAGATCTTTGGCCTGGTCTTCCGTTTGTGGGTTTGGTTGATAGGTTCTTGGGAAAGATGGATCGGGTAGAAAAATGCTTCAAAAGTCTTGATTCATTTTACGAAGAACTCATTGGTGAACACCTCGACCCTCAAAACCGAAAGTCTAATGAGGAAGAAGAGGATATTGTTGACATTCTACTCCGCCTTAAGAAAGACAAAGATTTCAATTTCACATACGACCACATTAAAGGCATGCTCGTG GATATCTTGGTAGCTGGGACAGATACTAGTGCCGCTACAGTGATTTGGGCAATGACATCATTAGTAAGCGACCCAAGGGTAATGAAGAAAACACAAGAAGAAGTGAGGAACGTAGTTGGAAAGAAGGGTAGAGTAGATGAGGATGATCTTTCAAAGCTCACCTATTTGAAGGCTGTTGTAAAAGAGACCTTGAGGTTATATCCTCCGGCTCCTCTTTTAGTACCTCGAGAAAGTCAGAAAGATGTCATTTTACATGGCtacaaaatcaagaaaaaaaccATAGTTTATGTGAATGCATTTGCCATTGGAAGGGACCCTGAAGCTTGGGAGAACCCAGAGAAGTTCATACCAGAGAGGTTTTTGTGTAGTGATATTGATTTTAGAGGGAATAATTTTGAGTTCATTCCATTTGGAGCTGGTCGAAGAATTTGTCCTGGAATGTCGATGGGTGTTGTGACAGTGGAGTTATTGATTGCTAATCTTGTTTACTTGTTTGATTGGGCTTTGCCTGATGGCATGAAGAAGGAAGACTTGGACTTTGAGGCGATGGAAGGAATAACCATGCATAAGCGGAATGATCTTTGCCTTGTAGCTCATATGTACTTGTGA